Genomic DNA from Prunus persica cultivar Lovell chromosome G1, Prunus_persica_NCBIv2, whole genome shotgun sequence:
GAAAAACATGCAGCACCTTCTAATGCCACCAAGAGCCATGCCTGAAACAGCTTCCTCAAAAGCTGGTATTACCTGAAGATTCAAGGTCCAAACACCACCATTAGAGCCCATTAATCGAGTGTTTGAGTAATTACATGCTAACAAGCCAGTGAACAACTCAAGATCTACGGTTCAATTTAAAACAGCAATTTGTCCTCCTCACTGTTCCAACTAAATCCTAATCTACAGAGTTGCACAATATTGTATTATTAACGACCTTCTGATGTAGTGTTGGACGAACTATGAGACAAAACACATGAGACCATGGAGAATCACAAAGCgaaataataaacaaacagCTGCAACAACCAAGATTGTCTGGTTGAATTGGTTCACAAATCTCTCACCTCCTGAGATCCTACtctaaatttgaaaaaggccTTGTCATCACCCTGCATTTGAGAAACCATGGAACGGAGTCTGTCAATTAAGATCATGCAACGCTACGAAGTCCACAGTTAAGGAATGAGAAGTATTCCATACCTCAAATGAACCACCCTTTGTCTTATTTCGAGCTTCAAAGATACGTCCATAATATCCTATGGTGTAACCATCCCAATCAACCTGGAACACATCCAAATATCAAAAACCACAATAACGACCGAACTTTGAAGATAAAAACATTTGCAAGCCTGCATGAGTCTATGTTGACTTCATCCAAAATTTCCATCCAAAGTAAAGGAAGTTCGTTCTATAGATTTTCATATAACAGACAAATCCATTGATACAAATTGAACCTAATTTCAAACAGACACCTTATCTGAATGTAAGATTCCCACTTAGTACatgaaaagtgaaaacccAAGTAAAAACTTCAAAGCACGCCCTCAAAGAATGGGTGGCTTACCACTACTGTCTCTCCCACCTTGGGTTTGGGGCCATCTCCTAGTCGTAAGTCCTGCATCAGATACcgcaaaattaaaataaaaaacactcTGAAGAGCTTGTGAATTTAACTAAAACAAGGAGGTATGGTTAATGTTCCAGTAGGTGACCTTATACTGAAGACCTGATGCAGTTTCTGTGTAGTCTGGATAACTCATTTTTGACTTGCCATAGTCCTTTCCCCGAAGTGCTGGCACTGTAAGTAGTTCAAAACAATTCAGAATGAAATCAATGATATGAGAAAAAGCAACAATTTTCGACTGTCAGCAAAAAGCAACACAGTGACACAGTACACAGATTATATAAACATGCATAATATTTGACCCATCAGCAGcattaggaaaaagaaattactcaCTGTCAGCAAATTGAGATGCCAGGGCTACTCCATCTTTTGAAGCATTGCAAAAGGCTGCAGCTACtattccaatggatgaaaagACAAAACTTCTTCGTTCAATAGGATTACTTCCACCTATCAAAGATTCAAACTTTATTCAATTGATAGCAAAATACAATCTTTGAATCTCGTGGGTCAAGCCCAATTTAAATAATCAATAAATATCTCAATGGTTAATTTACTAACCGACTGCACCTGAATCAGAAAATTTCTCCGGTTCCGGAACAAGAAGAGATTGAGGTCGGCGCTGTCTCTGGCGCATCAGAGAGAAGGTAAGCGCAAAACGACGTACCGGGTGTGAAGATTTTCCGACAGGTGAAGAAGACAGCGGTCGGGGTGGAGACCCGACGGCTGAGATTGAGGCCATTTTAGCTATGGTACTACTTGACTTGGGAGAAAAGGGTGAACTGTGTGAAGTGGTGACTGGGGGCCAGGAAATGTGTTTCGCGGGAAGATAACGGCCTCAGCTTGTCAAGCTCAAGCCctctattgttttttttttttcttctttcgtTTTTCCCTTAAATAGTTTCTATcttgtttcatttttggatATGGTGCGACATGTTATGCCCATAACACaatcaaaatttgattaacatatttcaacaacaataatttttatttatttatttatacaaatgaCAATCTAAGAGATAGCCAAGAAGGTGGGGGCCTATTTGGAAATACTTTTGAAGGGGCTAAAAGCtttatgaaaactaaaactgctTCTAACAGCATTTGACATAAAAGTTTAGAAGTACTTATGAGTCACAATCCCAAGTGTTTTTCTACGAAACACTTCGATTtgttatgaaaatttcaacatctttataataaaaacgCTTATGAGCAGAAGTGCTTTTTAGAGAAGTAGTCCCAAACAAGCCCACACAGCCACGGCCACTAGCCTAATCCAGATCTGTTCAAACTGTTGATTTGTTCACATAGCATTATAAAACTATTTCCCTTCTAGCAAACCAGTAATTAACATTGACCATCATCTGCTTGTTGGcccataattcaattttattcttaaaTCCAAATTAAAAAGTACTCGTGGGTCGGGTCGGTCCACATATCCCATGTTATTCATCTGGCCACTGAATAAATAGCAAACCAGTAAGGCAGTGTGCATTAGATGTACATTTATGTAGGTAACTGTCTGAATAGCTTTTTCATAGGATGGGGAGAAAAACAATGCCAAACACCAAAGCAGGAGCAAAATGTAATCTCTCTCACTCAACTTGAAGCTGGTATGAACTCATCAAACGTAATTAACGTCTTACAAAGCACTCAGCCTAAATTTACAGGAAGACAAGGCCCCACCCAGCAGCTTTATTCAACTCATACAAGTAGTTCTCACAATCTTACATCTTAAAGACTAATCAATTTAAGAGAGTTGGCCTTCTCTTGCAGAGTATCAAGCAGGCTGTCAAAACTCTTCTTGAAGGAATCCACTCCTTCAATTTCGAGTTGGTTCCCAACGTAGCTCCAGTCGATTCCTAACTTCTCTAGTGCACTGTAAATGCCTTCAGCCTCTGAGACATTGGAGTCGATTGTCCTTGAAACAGTACCGTGATCGATAAATGCTTGGAGAGCTTGGTCTGGCATGGTTGAAACCTGAGGAAAGTTGGCATCAAACATTAAGCcatattgattaaaaaaaacaatattgaAAAAGTTGGTATTGAATTCTGAAGTCTATTAAATCACGATAAATAATACCCATCAAACACCAGATATCATATTGGACTCTAAAATGGCTCACCGTGTCAGGGCCAATGAGAGGAGCAACATATAAAGTATCAGAGTAGGCAGGATTCTTGACGCTGGTTGAGGCCCACAGCAGCCTCTGCTTCTTGGCACCTTTTTTCACCAAAGCCTCCCATCTAGGGCCAGAGAATTTCTTCTGGTAGAGTTGGTATGCTAAAGCAGCTTGAGCTACAGCAGCCTAAAACAGTTAACTCGTGACATTAGCAAATCTCTACCTTCTCGgtttttgttaagaaaaagaagttgaatatgtgattttgattTACCTTTCCTCGAAGGTCAAGGGCTTCTGGAGTTCCAATCTTTTCAAGCAACTTGTCAATAAGGGTGTCCACCCTACTGACAAAGAAGGAAGCAACACTTGTGACTTTGGAGAGGTCATTTAATCCAGAAGCCTCAAGGCCATCCAAGTAAGCATCAATGACTGCCTCATATCTAGTGAGAGAGAATATAAGCTGTGCGCACATTAAGATAAAGTAAGAGTCAAAACATATGTAATACGTAATTGTAAGATCATTATATAAAGGAGGCACACAAGTTCAAATACTAAAGAGTTCAAATGAATTAGAGATGATGCCAACACCCCCCGAAAACTTCCTCTCATGATAGGGGCCCAACAAGAACAAAGATCAGTCTACCCGCAAGAATTTATGACAGCTATAGCACAGCAGGCAGATTTTACTCGCACCATGTAAACAATCACTCAGGCAAGAGGGTCAGCCAACCCACCACACCGAATAAAAATTCTACTAAGACATACTTTTCCAACAACTATATTGGCCATCTATTCTGACCAAAGCAAAGATGAGAATGGAATTTTACCCagcaaacaaaaggaaaaacaaaaagataaacagAACTATACTTACAGTCACATTGACACTTATGCCATTTGCTATGACTTCCTTAATTGAAGGGATACATGGAGCAGTAGCAGGGATTTTTATGTAGACATTGGGGCGGGCAACTACTTTATGTAGCCATTTTGCAGCCTCGATAGTCCCTTGAGTGTCATCGGCAAGTTTGGGAGAAACTTCAACAGAAACATAACCATCACCAGCATCAGTTTGATCATAGATTGACTCAAAAAGTTTTGAAGCATCTTGAATGTCCTTCACCACAAGTTCCCAATATGCACTTTCAATGTCCTTTCCTGATTGAACAAGTTCCCTGCAAAGTCCAATAATTGAAGTTATTGACAGATAAACAAAGTGTATCAGGGGGTTGCTACTTAAAACTTTTGGACTAGAAAGCAAAGAACAACACGTCCACCTTCCTAGCCCCAGAGGGCCAGAAGCCTAAAACCACCAACTCAAATGATAATGAGTTGTGTATACAGTCATGCTAGAAACTATTTCTAATGAAGTACAATCCTCTACTAGAACAACTGATAAAtccataaaaatatcaaacatcCCCCAGACACAACCCCTCCCGATCAAGACAATCATTGAACATACCTGAATTGATCATTATAAGCATTTGAAGTGGATATTGCTTTCTGGAAAATCTGCAATCATAAATTATAAAGAGCTAGTTAGATCAGATACACGAAAACCACAGAAGACGCATTTAAAGAAACAATTTTTCCAACATTTTGATCATTTCACTTCCAAACCCATTTCACATTTGATCTTAGATCAAGAAAAACATCTTCCATACATGACAGAACAGTAAACATGGTTCAAAAAACACAGGAGAAATGTAATAAAAGAGCAAATCATTTGTAATTACCGCTGGGTTACTAGTTACACCTCTAACCCCACTTGCAATAAGTGGAAGCAGATCTGTAACAGGTCGGCAGAGGTTATCATACCATGGACTCTGCCCTTCCTTCTCGTAGAGATCATGGAGATATGTTCTCTTTGCTGGATTTCCATTTCCATCACCTTGAGAACATCTCACACTGCAAAAAGCAATGTTCCGTGAACCCAAATGAGCAACGTTTTCGATTCACAATCAATTACCAACCACCAAGAACACgaaataagaaaactttgaACACAAAATACGAAAttaatgaaacaaacaaagcTCAAATCCAGCTTtctaaaaaaccaacaaagcaTCGGAAAAGATTAAAGATATAGACGGACCAAATCAAGAAAGCATATATATTGACcagataatataaaaaatcaataacaAAAACAGTAGACCCAAAAGAAGGAAACATACACCAGAGAACCCTTGAGAGACGACTTGCTTCGTATGGAcaacttggaagaagaaacttTGGAGCTGaagttggtggtggtggtgaggaaGCCGATCAAGCACTTGGGCTGGGAAGCTCTAGGGTTGAAAGTGGACGACAAAGATGAAGCAGGGCTGGGATTGGAGAGCTTGGAGATGGAAGCCATATTAGATCACAGGGCACTCGCAGAAAGGGAGAGTGGGAGGAGGAAGGAAACAAAGCCAATGTGGGGTTGGTGGAAGACTGATTACTGAGGAAAGATTTCTCCTTTTATTTACGATGCGATACAAacgatgattttttttttttttttttttttttttgggtttaaagtttttgtgatttttggtaGACCCCAAACGGCAGCAGGTAGGGGACaacgactctctctctctcgacgGAACTGTTGGTACTTGGCGCTTGGTGGTAGCTAGCTGCGATATGCCAATGCCTAGTCAATGCTGACGTCATAATCCTAATtagatagttttttttttctttcggtTATTTATCACCTTCTTCTGACCATGGCCTTACATGGGTGGTTGTTGTACAGGTTGGTGGTCGCCATGGAATTGATGGCTTGAATTgaatagagaaaaaaagaagtaaatttaggttttaattttgtaccATTTACTATAATAAAGTATAGGTGGTTAAATCTAAAAGTCAAGTTTGGAAATGAATCTTCCcttaaattgaacaaaatcGATGATACATGGTTTACATGTGTATGTATGTTTTTATGTTGTTGAAGAATGTGGTAcaatattatagagaaaacgAGTCATGAACCTTTGCAACCATTGccagagtttttttttttttttttttcaatcgaAGATTAAATTTGAGTGAACTACATTTGAAGGCTACCTTGTAGGTGGCTCCGCCACTACTTACAACatgtttaattttgaattataaagatattaatataattatcTAAATTTATTTACTGACTTTTTAAAGGTAAATACCATGAGGTGTCCCTACACACGAAGAGTGAAATTAATCCCCACTCGAGGTTCAGCTTGCCCCTGACCACAAAATGCTCCTAAATGGTTTTGAACCTCTGCCATTGAAGCACCAAGTAGTTCACCATCTTGAAGTGGTACTTTACCAACCGAATCACACCTTGTGGTTTACTAAGCGACTCTTTGAAGATTTGATACATATGCTTTTATCCGTGGTTAGAATAaagatttttaaatatatggaaaaaaataaaattgtagcTTATGTTGTTAAATGCAATTACTACACATGTGGGTTACACCAATAtcgctttttcaaaaaaaaattgtaattgactCCCCCTTCcctaatttttgtttgtatcAAAACAATTGTCAAATATGCGAACCGAATTTACATCTGGTCACAACTTGCAAGCGTTACTTTTAAGCTAGACGCAATTTCAGTGCTTGATTAAGATGTATAagcagaaagaagaagaaggagattTTGTATCGTATTCTGCAGCCTCTATGTATTTCAGATTCAGCACTTAATCCATATATCATTAATTATTGGCTTGTGAGCTGAAAACTTGAAAAGAACTCTCTCCAAAATGTAGAAGAGCAGATAAAAGTTGAAATGTAGAAGAGCACACTCAAAATCACAGCAACTTGGTGGTAGGTAGGTAGGTTGATTGAAAATTGGATATAAATTTCGGATAGTTAACTTATAGAGCCAAAATGGGTAAAAAATGAGGCATTGCTTTAACTTGGCTTACccaattaaacaaatattttacTTTGTTGCTTGACCCCCATCAATCCGGCTCTTATGATAGCTCAAGGGCTGAACTTATTTGTTATGTTGCTCAGGAAATAAGTCATTGTGACATCAAACAACACAGGGACCTATTTGTCAAAATCAAATTGTAGATTTTGACTACAGTGACAAAATAGAATATCCAAAAGGCATCAACCATTCTGCAATAGAGAAGAAGCATGCATGTTTGCATTTTCAGTTCAACTATTTTGCATCCAGAAAGGATCTGCTGAATGTCAGCATCTATACAAAACTCagcaaggaagaagaaattttttacaTTTTCAGTAAAGTCCAGCGCAGCAGCATATCCTCCTCAATTTGGTACTGGGGACTAGACAGGATACAATGCAAGGCTCTTGCTCAAAAAGATATATACTACTTCCATTACCATGGTTTCAAGTCTCCCACTGGACCTTCTGTccaatttaaaatcttttgacCACCCTTCAAGTAAACACTTTGAGCATGGGGCAATTTGCGAGCCAGCCCGTTTAGTATCTGATGGAAAGCATCCCCTGGTTGTGCAGGTTGCGGGAACATCATTGCCCATTTCATCGAAGGATTTGCAAGTAATCTTTGTTTCCTGAGGATTACTTCTGGTGGAATAGAAGTGAGAATTGTGTCCAGGTTAGGGACATCCTCCTCAGCCAGAAAaactccaatttcttcccaTGGGATAGCATCAGCGAAGGGTAAGACAATATCGTCAGCTATAATAACAGGGATGCAACCAAACACCACTGCTTCAACTAGC
This window encodes:
- the LOC18788746 gene encoding peptidyl-prolyl cis-trans isomerase FKBP19, chloroplastic isoform X1 — its product is MASISAVGSPPRPLSSSPVGKSSHPVRRFALTFSLMRQRQRRPQSLLVPEPEKFSDSGAVGGSNPIERRSFVFSSIGIVAAAFCNASKDGVALASQFADMPALRGKDYGKSKMSYPDYTETASGLQYKDLRLGDGPKPKVGETVVVDWDGYTIGYYGRIFEARNKTKGGSFEGDDKAFFKFRVGSQEVIPAFEEAVSGMALGGIRRIIVPPELGYPENDYNKSGPRPTTFSGQRALDFVLRNQGLIDKTLLFDIELIKIIPN
- the LOC18792375 gene encoding uncharacterized protein LOC18792375; translation: MASISKLSNPSPASSLSSTFNPRASQPKCLIGFLTTTTNFSSKVSSSKLSIRSKSSLKGSLVVRCSQGDGNGNPAKRTYLHDLYEKEGQSPWYDNLCRPVTDLLPLIASGVRGVTSNPAIFQKAISTSNAYNDQFRELVQSGKDIESAYWELVVKDIQDASKLFESIYDQTDAGDGYVSVEVSPKLADDTQGTIEAAKWLHKVVARPNVYIKIPATAPCIPSIKEVIANGISVNVTLIFSLTRYEAVIDAYLDGLEASGLNDLSKVTSVASFFVSRVDTLIDKLLEKIGTPEALDLRGKAAVAQAALAYQLYQKKFSGPRWEALVKKGAKKQRLLWASTSVKNPAYSDTLYVAPLIGPDTVSTMPDQALQAFIDHGTVSRTIDSNVSEAEGIYSALEKLGIDWSYVGNQLEIEGVDSFKKSFDSLLDTLQEKANSLKLISL
- the LOC18788746 gene encoding peptidyl-prolyl cis-trans isomerase FKBP19, chloroplastic isoform X2, with product MASISAVGSPPRPLSSSPVGKSSHPVRRFALTFSLMRQRQRRPQSLLVPEPEKFSDSGGSNPIERRSFVFSSIGIVAAAFCNASKDGVALASQFADMPALRGKDYGKSKMSYPDYTETASGLQYKDLRLGDGPKPKVGETVVVDWDGYTIGYYGRIFEARNKTKGGSFEGDDKAFFKFRVGSQEVIPAFEEAVSGMALGGIRRIIVPPELGYPENDYNKSGPRPTTFSGQRALDFVLRNQGLIDKTLLFDIELIKIIPN